A window of Williamwhitmania sp. contains these coding sequences:
- a CDS encoding RNA polymerase sigma-70 factor yields MQEKEIVVSISNGDEGVFEEVFRTYYERLCIYAHTMLNDSQEAEEMVQSTFITLWENRATLDIHTSLKSYLYRAVHNSCLNRIKHLKVRQEHGDYYLHAYDEQVDSTAQQVMGNELQQQIGLAVEQLPEQCRRVFTLSRFESLTYAEIAAKLNISVKAVDKQMVRALRIMREQLKDYLPLFLLLMILKK; encoded by the coding sequence GTGCAGGAAAAAGAGATAGTTGTAAGCATTAGCAATGGGGACGAAGGTGTTTTTGAAGAGGTTTTCAGAACATACTATGAGCGTCTTTGTATCTATGCTCATACAATGCTCAACGATAGCCAGGAGGCAGAGGAGATGGTACAGTCTACATTTATTACCCTTTGGGAAAATCGGGCGACGCTCGACATTCATACCTCGCTGAAGAGCTACCTCTACCGTGCGGTGCATAACAGCTGCTTGAATCGGATCAAACACCTCAAGGTGAGGCAGGAGCACGGCGACTACTACCTCCACGCCTACGATGAGCAGGTTGACTCCACGGCGCAGCAGGTAATGGGTAACGAGCTGCAGCAGCAGATAGGTTTGGCTGTGGAACAGCTGCCTGAACAGTGTAGGAGAGTATTTACATTGAGCCGATTCGAAAGCTTAACCTACGCCGAAATTGCTGCCAAGCTCAACATTTCGGTGAAGGCGGTGGACAAGCAGATGGTGAGAGCGCTTAGAATAATGCGGGAACAGCTGAAGGATTACCTTCCTCTGTTCCTTCTACTAATGATACTAAAGAAATAG
- a CDS encoding ATP-grasp domain-containing protein yields the protein MILLDKPYVSEFLEETIVRNQYPVVDTAIAREFFASKGGVKFISEQEAANRVRQNPQELVYSNSENAISWVEQNLPFSSLPHTIGLFKDKVKFREMVKPIFPNFYFKSVPLAELATLSSHDIPKPFIIKPAIGFFSMGVHKVDSDEEWIAIRETIAHEIEEVKDLYPKEVMDATNFVIEDCIEGDEFAIDCYFNDEGKPVVLNILEHIFGSGKDVSDRVYFTSKEIVEKNIARIEAFLANVSRLAQLRNFPAHVEIRIDKAGTVYPIEVNPMRFGGWCSTGDLAFHAYGINEYECYFEQKAPDWNSLLKDKEGKVYSIVILDNNSGHQASDIASFDYETLLTHFEKPLELRKIDFTQYPVFAFLFTETRAENMAELDKILVSNLREFIVAK from the coding sequence ATGATACTACTCGACAAACCATACGTCTCAGAATTTCTTGAAGAAACCATCGTTCGAAATCAATATCCGGTAGTTGATACTGCCATTGCGAGAGAGTTTTTTGCTAGCAAAGGCGGGGTAAAATTCATCAGCGAACAGGAAGCCGCAAACCGTGTTCGCCAAAATCCGCAAGAGCTGGTCTACTCCAACTCCGAAAACGCCATCAGCTGGGTGGAGCAAAACCTGCCATTCTCATCCCTTCCACATACAATTGGCCTATTCAAGGATAAGGTGAAATTTAGGGAGATGGTAAAGCCCATATTCCCAAACTTCTACTTCAAGAGTGTTCCGCTAGCAGAGCTGGCAACGCTGTCGTCGCACGACATTCCAAAGCCGTTTATTATTAAGCCGGCTATTGGGTTCTTCAGCATGGGCGTGCATAAGGTCGATAGCGATGAGGAGTGGATTGCCATTCGCGAAACCATTGCTCACGAAATTGAGGAGGTGAAGGATCTATACCCAAAGGAGGTAATGGACGCCACCAACTTTGTTATTGAGGATTGCATTGAGGGTGATGAGTTTGCCATTGACTGCTACTTTAACGATGAGGGAAAGCCCGTCGTGCTCAACATTCTGGAGCACATTTTTGGTTCAGGAAAAGATGTAAGCGACCGTGTTTACTTTACTTCGAAGGAGATTGTTGAGAAAAACATTGCTCGCATCGAAGCCTTTCTCGCCAATGTTTCCCGGCTTGCGCAGCTGCGCAACTTTCCAGCCCACGTCGAGATAAGAATAGACAAGGCTGGCACGGTTTACCCCATTGAGGTGAACCCCATGCGCTTTGGCGGCTGGTGCTCCACCGGTGACTTGGCTTTCCATGCATACGGAATTAACGAGTACGAATGCTACTTCGAACAAAAGGCCCCCGACTGGAACAGCTTACTGAAAGATAAGGAAGGCAAGGTTTACAGCATAGTTATTCTGGACAATAACTCTGGGCATCAGGCATCGGACATTGCCTCTTTCGACTACGAAACGTTGTTAACGCATTTTGAAAAGCCGTTGGAGTTGAGGAAAATTGATTTCACCCAATACCCTGTTTTTGCCTTCCTTTTTACTGAAACAAGAGCAGAGAACATGGCCGAGTTGGATAAAATCTTGGTTTCGAATCTAAGGGAGTTTATAGTTGCAAAGTAA
- a CDS encoding TlpA disulfide reductase family protein, producing MNLKNLALGVLAIVGVISCTSKQAELAQGPWLGRLVPDSTEKSMEVPFNMNVVKDSNSYVISILNANETIKVTEIAIKGDSIDMKFPVFLSEIVARIYPDSLVGQYFPKGKENGHGYEFYALKGITDRFPNATEAPEVNVSGRWEITENPGTPDSTNMVGEFTQTGSKVVGTWLNSGGDMRYLQGKVAGNKLMLSAVDGAHTLIITAEVPSDNQMVNGMFLGSARWKSVWTAVRNNNADLPPVESLIHLKKGATNKFAFACVDLNGDTVRLSDSRFKNKVVIVSASGSWCPNCMDEIRFYSQLYNKYKSQGLEIVALCFENKDLESSKKGIERFADQTGAKFTFLYAGPRGKATMDKVLYNLDGMVAFPTSIFIDRNGNIVKLHTGFSGPGTGEHYTKLVNETTAFVEKLLAEKAK from the coding sequence ATGAATTTAAAAAACTTAGCATTAGGAGTATTAGCCATTGTTGGCGTAATATCCTGCACCAGCAAACAAGCTGAATTAGCTCAAGGCCCTTGGCTTGGCAGGCTCGTTCCCGACTCCACTGAAAAGAGCATGGAGGTTCCATTCAACATGAACGTTGTTAAGGACTCCAACAGCTACGTTATTTCAATCCTTAATGCCAACGAAACCATTAAGGTTACCGAGATAGCTATAAAGGGAGACTCCATCGATATGAAGTTCCCCGTGTTTTTGAGTGAAATTGTTGCCAGAATATACCCCGATTCACTTGTTGGACAATATTTCCCCAAAGGAAAAGAGAATGGACACGGCTACGAGTTTTATGCGCTTAAAGGTATCACCGACCGCTTCCCCAATGCCACGGAAGCACCAGAAGTTAACGTTTCGGGCCGTTGGGAAATTACCGAAAACCCAGGAACACCAGACTCTACCAACATGGTGGGTGAGTTTACACAAACGGGATCCAAGGTGGTTGGCACGTGGCTTAACTCCGGCGGCGACATGCGCTACCTTCAAGGTAAAGTTGCCGGCAATAAGCTTATGCTATCGGCAGTGGATGGAGCCCACACCCTCATTATAACCGCTGAAGTTCCATCGGATAACCAGATGGTGAACGGTATGTTTCTTGGCAGCGCTCGGTGGAAATCGGTATGGACTGCCGTTAGGAACAACAATGCCGACCTGCCTCCCGTTGAGTCGCTCATCCATCTTAAAAAGGGAGCAACCAACAAGTTTGCATTTGCCTGTGTTGACCTTAACGGTGATACTGTAAGGCTTAGCGATAGTAGGTTCAAAAATAAGGTGGTTATTGTAAGCGCTTCGGGTTCCTGGTGTCCCAACTGTATGGACGAGATTCGATTCTACAGCCAGCTTTACAATAAGTACAAATCGCAAGGGTTGGAAATCGTAGCCCTCTGCTTTGAGAACAAGGATTTGGAATCGTCGAAAAAGGGCATTGAGCGTTTTGCCGACCAAACCGGTGCTAAGTTTACCTTCCTATACGCTGGACCGCGCGGTAAGGCAACCATGGACAAGGTGCTCTACAACCTCGATGGAATGGTTGCCTTTCCAACCTCCATATTCATCGACAGGAATGGAAATATTGTTAAGCTGCACACCGGTTTCTCCGGACCCGGAACAGGCGAGCATTACACAAAGTTGGTAAACGAAACCACCGCATTTGTGGAGAAGTTGCTTGCAGAAAAGGCGAAATAA
- a CDS encoding NADP-dependent glyceraldehyde-3-phosphate dehydrogenase, translated as MKQTVDSIFPSNEEIPEQYRLKSPVEQSEYLINGEIFSWKGESQKVFSPVLIRKGNEFDSYIGSYPLMGEKEAMLALDAATAAYNSGKGEWPSMGIEERIACMKNFVFYMKEQRDEIVKLLMWEIGKSAIDSAKEFDRTIDYILDTIDAVKNLDRDSSRFVITQQVIAQVRRAPLGVVLSMGPFNYPLNETFTTLIPALIMGNTVIFKPPRMGVLLHRPLITAFQKAFPKGVVNTIYGDGKQIITPLMKSGRVDVLAFIGTSRVADILKSQHPKPHRLKSILGLDAKNPAIVLADADIENAVKECITGSLSFNGQRCTALKILFVHRSIADAFVKRFSEEVGKLKLGMPWSAGVGITPLPEPNKSEFLTGLIVDATAKGAKVANPSGGYFNRSFFYPAVLFPVNKNMRVFYEEQFGPIVPIVPFDDINEPLDYVVESNYGQQASIFGQNPDTIATLIDTLVNQVCRVNVNSQCQRGPDIFPFTGRKDSAEGTLSVSDALRVFSIRTLVAAKENDENKKIITDIVREQKSNFLSTDFVL; from the coding sequence ATGAAACAGACAGTTGACAGTATATTTCCTTCCAATGAGGAGATACCTGAGCAATACCGACTAAAATCGCCGGTGGAACAATCGGAATACCTCATCAACGGTGAGATTTTCAGTTGGAAGGGGGAGAGCCAAAAAGTTTTTTCCCCGGTGCTAATTCGCAAGGGCAATGAATTTGACAGCTACATTGGCAGCTATCCATTGATGGGAGAGAAGGAGGCTATGCTGGCGCTTGACGCTGCCACTGCTGCCTACAACTCCGGTAAAGGGGAGTGGCCTTCCATGGGAATTGAGGAACGCATAGCGTGCATGAAGAATTTTGTTTTCTACATGAAGGAGCAGCGCGACGAAATTGTAAAGCTGCTCATGTGGGAAATAGGAAAAAGTGCCATCGATTCGGCTAAGGAGTTCGACAGAACAATTGATTATATTCTCGATACCATTGATGCAGTTAAGAATCTTGATAGGGACTCTTCCCGCTTTGTAATCACGCAGCAAGTGATTGCTCAGGTTCGTCGCGCACCACTTGGGGTGGTGCTCTCCATGGGACCGTTCAACTACCCGCTCAACGAAACTTTTACTACGCTCATCCCCGCGCTTATCATGGGGAACACGGTGATATTTAAGCCTCCACGAATGGGTGTGCTGCTGCATCGACCGTTGATAACTGCCTTCCAAAAGGCATTCCCAAAAGGTGTGGTGAACACCATTTATGGTGATGGCAAGCAGATTATTACCCCTCTTATGAAGTCGGGTAGGGTTGATGTGCTGGCGTTTATTGGTACCAGCCGAGTTGCCGATATTTTAAAGAGTCAGCACCCCAAGCCACACCGACTAAAGAGCATTCTTGGTCTCGATGCCAAAAACCCGGCCATTGTATTGGCCGATGCCGATATTGAGAATGCGGTGAAGGAGTGTATCACCGGCTCACTTTCATTCAATGGACAGCGCTGCACGGCTCTCAAAATTCTCTTTGTGCACCGAAGCATTGCCGATGCATTTGTAAAGCGCTTCAGCGAGGAGGTTGGCAAGCTAAAGTTGGGTATGCCTTGGAGTGCTGGAGTAGGGATTACACCGCTGCCGGAACCCAACAAGTCGGAATTTTTAACCGGGTTGATTGTTGATGCAACGGCAAAAGGGGCGAAGGTGGCAAACCCATCTGGCGGATACTTCAACCGCTCATTCTTCTATCCTGCGGTTCTTTTCCCTGTAAACAAGAACATGAGGGTTTTTTACGAGGAGCAGTTTGGACCAATTGTTCCCATTGTTCCGTTCGACGATATTAATGAACCGCTCGACTACGTGGTGGAGTCGAACTACGGGCAGCAGGCCAGCATCTTTGGGCAAAACCCCGATACCATTGCAACACTCATCGACACTTTGGTAAATCAGGTGTGCCGCGTAAATGTGAACTCCCAGTGCCAGCGTGGACCGGACATTTTCCCATTTACTGGTAGAAAAGATTCCGCCGAAGGAACGCTCTCCGTTTCGGATGCGCTGCGGGTGTTTTCCATTCGAACGCTGGTGGCAGCGAAGGAGAACGATGAGAATAAGAAGATAATTACAGATATCGTAAGGGAGCAGAAGTCAAACTTCCTCTCCACCGATTTTGTGCTGTAG
- the bla gene encoding subclass B1 metallo-beta-lactamase: MKQVISILIVAIGWFQGTLLAQESAAKDVYHIGNDIQIRALVPGVYLHQSFMNVPSWGRVGANGLVVISGNEALLIDTPWNDSLTSVLCRWLDDSLHVKVVKAIAGHFHSDCMSGLGYLNAHGVETIYGSKTLAICKKEGLPIAKTTFADSLNLNFNGTPLFLYFPGGGHSVDNIVVWMPSVKVLFGGCLVKDLYTNNLGNAADADLAAWPNSIRRVIVRFPAAEIVVPGHGEPDGKDLLTHTLELCSPK; the protein is encoded by the coding sequence ATGAAGCAGGTTATTTCTATTTTGATTGTTGCCATCGGCTGGTTCCAAGGCACTTTGCTTGCTCAGGAGTCTGCTGCTAAGGATGTTTACCATATAGGGAACGACATCCAAATTAGGGCGCTGGTACCGGGAGTCTATCTCCATCAAAGTTTTATGAATGTGCCTAGTTGGGGCAGAGTTGGGGCAAATGGGCTGGTTGTGATCTCTGGCAATGAGGCTTTGCTTATCGATACACCTTGGAACGATTCCTTAACATCGGTGCTGTGTAGATGGCTTGATGACAGCTTGCATGTGAAAGTGGTGAAGGCCATTGCTGGCCATTTTCATAGTGACTGTATGAGCGGCCTTGGTTATCTTAACGCTCATGGGGTTGAAACCATATACGGGAGTAAAACGCTGGCCATCTGCAAGAAGGAGGGCCTTCCCATTGCTAAAACTACCTTTGCCGACTCTCTTAACCTGAATTTTAATGGAACACCGCTATTCCTCTACTTTCCTGGTGGTGGTCATAGCGTTGATAACATTGTGGTTTGGATGCCATCGGTAAAAGTGCTGTTTGGCGGATGTTTGGTTAAAGATTTATACACCAACAATCTTGGTAATGCTGCCGATGCCGACCTTGCTGCATGGCCCAACTCCATTCGGCGCGTTATAGTTCGTTTTCCAGCGGCGGAAATTGTTGTTCCGGGGCATGGAGAACCTGATGGAAAAGATTTGCTTACGCACACGCTGGAGCTTTGCTCTCCTAAGTAG
- the dapA gene encoding 4-hydroxy-tetrahydrodipicolinate synthase, producing MKKFFGTGVAMVTPFNPDKSIDFESLKKLTNYITDGGVEFLVVLGTTGEAATLSAEERHKVVRFVVEQNGGKLPVVVGIGGNNTMEVAKTMKSFDLSGVDAILSVTPFYNKPTQQGLYEHFKALAGESPLPIIMYNVPGRTGINLSAETTLRLAHDFKNIVAVKEASGNLNQQSYILRDKPADFKVLSGDDGLALPQIALGLDGVISVVGNCLPREFSDMVRFALAGEYGKAKQLHYKLVELIDALFMDGNPGGVKAALATRGVVKNILRLPLVPVNANVQAKLEKLMAGF from the coding sequence ATGAAGAAGTTCTTTGGAACAGGGGTGGCTATGGTGACCCCTTTCAACCCTGACAAAAGTATCGATTTTGAGAGCCTGAAAAAGCTCACCAACTATATTACTGATGGAGGCGTTGAATTTCTAGTTGTTTTGGGAACAACGGGAGAGGCAGCCACACTATCGGCAGAGGAGCGACACAAGGTTGTACGATTTGTTGTGGAGCAAAATGGAGGTAAGCTGCCCGTGGTTGTTGGAATTGGCGGTAATAACACCATGGAGGTAGCCAAAACCATGAAGTCCTTCGACCTTTCCGGTGTTGATGCCATTTTATCGGTAACTCCATTCTACAATAAGCCAACGCAGCAAGGACTATACGAGCATTTTAAGGCATTGGCAGGTGAATCGCCTCTTCCTATCATTATGTACAACGTTCCGGGGAGAACGGGCATTAACCTCTCTGCCGAAACGACTTTGCGCCTAGCTCACGATTTTAAAAACATTGTGGCAGTTAAGGAAGCTTCTGGAAATCTGAATCAGCAATCCTACATCCTGCGTGATAAACCCGCCGATTTTAAAGTTCTTTCCGGCGATGACGGTTTGGCTCTTCCCCAGATTGCCCTTGGTCTCGATGGCGTAATTTCGGTGGTGGGTAACTGCCTTCCACGCGAATTCTCGGATATGGTAAGGTTTGCCTTAGCTGGCGAATATGGCAAGGCAAAGCAGCTGCATTACAAGTTGGTAGAGCTGATCGATGCGCTATTTATGGATGGAAATCCAGGAGGAGTTAAGGCCGCTCTTGCAACAAGGGGCGTGGTGAAAAATATACTTCGTTTGCCCTTGGTTCCCGTTAATGCAAACGTGCAAGCCAAGTTGGAAAAGTTAATGGCTGGATTCTAG
- the ligA gene encoding NAD-dependent DNA ligase LigA, producing MTREEAKQRIELLRKSLDEHNYSYYIKANPTISDFEYDVLMLELIGLETRYPEFFDPSSPSQRVGSDLSAEFVQVEHRYPMLSLGNTYSEDELRDFDQRVRKLLVNETPEYVCELKFDGTAINLIYKNGILVQAVTRGDGVRGDDVTANVKTIRSIPLKLKGSDYPADFEMRGEVILTHKAFQKMNDVRAAKGEQPFANPRNAAAGTLKLQNSAEVARRGLDCFLYYVLGEELPFESHYENLEKAREWGFKISEQSKKCRSIEEVFEFIHHWDIARKELPFDTDGAVVKVNSYSQQEQLGFTAKIPRWAIAYKFKAEQAYTRLLSVDFQVGRTGAVTPVANLEPVYLAGTTVKRASLHNQDQIKLLDLHMGDTVIVEKGGEIIPKIVGVDISKRSISTAPVEFLTHCPECGTELVRPEDEARHFCPNDQGCPPQIVGRMVHFISRDAMNIDGLGEETIDLLYRQNLITTPADLYNLTMEQLVPLERLGEKSAQNILASLTVSKTVQFTRVLFALGIRYVGKTTAKKLAEHFRSIEALEMAPFDELCSVDEVGERIAGSIRQFFTDERALILVEKLKLAGLQMNLPQKVDETISQKLKGYTFVISGSFQSISREDLKELIEKHGGKNLASVSGNLSYLVAGEKIGPAKLKKATELGVTIISEDEFFNLIN from the coding sequence ATGACCCGCGAAGAAGCTAAGCAACGAATTGAACTGCTGCGTAAATCGCTCGATGAGCACAACTATAGCTACTACATAAAGGCCAATCCCACCATATCCGATTTTGAGTACGATGTGCTGATGCTGGAGCTGATAGGCTTGGAAACCCGTTATCCTGAGTTTTTTGATCCATCATCACCAAGTCAGCGGGTTGGAAGCGACCTGTCGGCTGAGTTTGTGCAGGTGGAGCATCGCTATCCCATGCTTTCGTTGGGGAACACCTATTCGGAGGATGAACTCCGTGACTTCGACCAGCGGGTTAGAAAGCTGCTGGTGAACGAAACACCGGAATACGTATGTGAGCTAAAATTTGATGGTACAGCCATAAATCTAATCTATAAAAACGGCATACTGGTTCAGGCGGTTACCCGTGGCGACGGAGTTCGTGGCGACGATGTTACGGCAAACGTAAAAACCATTAGGTCCATTCCGCTTAAGCTGAAGGGTAGCGATTATCCTGCCGATTTTGAAATGCGTGGAGAGGTGATTTTAACCCATAAAGCATTTCAGAAGATGAATGATGTTAGGGCAGCTAAGGGTGAGCAGCCGTTTGCCAACCCACGGAATGCTGCAGCAGGGACGCTCAAGTTACAGAACTCTGCAGAGGTTGCTCGTCGTGGTTTGGATTGTTTTTTATACTATGTGCTGGGCGAGGAACTTCCATTTGAATCGCACTATGAGAATTTAGAAAAGGCTCGGGAGTGGGGTTTTAAGATATCGGAGCAGAGCAAAAAATGTAGATCGATAGAGGAGGTATTTGAATTCATTCATCACTGGGATATTGCCCGCAAGGAATTGCCATTCGATACCGATGGCGCGGTTGTAAAGGTGAACTCATACAGCCAGCAAGAGCAGCTGGGATTTACGGCTAAAATACCACGATGGGCAATTGCATACAAGTTTAAGGCAGAACAGGCATACACACGGCTACTATCTGTTGATTTTCAGGTTGGACGAACGGGAGCCGTTACGCCCGTTGCGAATCTTGAACCTGTTTATCTGGCCGGAACAACTGTGAAACGTGCATCGCTCCACAATCAGGATCAGATTAAGCTGCTCGACTTGCACATGGGTGATACGGTAATTGTGGAAAAGGGAGGTGAGATTATTCCAAAGATTGTTGGAGTTGATATTTCAAAACGTTCGATTTCTACTGCTCCTGTTGAGTTTTTAACCCACTGTCCCGAGTGTGGCACCGAGCTAGTTCGGCCCGAGGATGAGGCTCGCCACTTTTGCCCCAACGATCAAGGATGTCCACCGCAGATTGTTGGCCGCATGGTTCACTTCATTAGCCGCGATGCCATGAATATCGACGGTTTGGGTGAAGAGACCATCGATCTGCTTTATAGGCAAAACTTGATAACCACCCCAGCCGATTTATACAATCTTACAATGGAGCAGCTAGTGCCACTCGAACGACTGGGCGAAAAATCGGCACAAAACATATTGGCTAGCCTAACTGTTTCTAAAACAGTTCAATTTACTCGTGTTCTCTTTGCATTAGGAATTCGTTATGTGGGAAAAACAACGGCTAAAAAGTTGGCAGAGCATTTTCGAAGTATTGAGGCACTTGAGATGGCTCCGTTTGACGAACTTTGTTCTGTAGATGAGGTTGGCGAACGAATTGCCGGCAGCATTCGTCAGTTTTTTACCGACGAAAGGGCATTGATTTTGGTTGAAAAGCTAAAATTAGCAGGATTACAGATGAACCTTCCTCAAAAGGTGGACGAAACTATTTCTCAGAAGCTGAAAGGTTATACCTTTGTAATCTCAGGCTCTTTTCAATCTATTTCGAGAGAAGATCTCAAGGAGTTGATTGAAAAACATGGTGGTAAGAATTTAGCTTCGGTGAGTGGAAACCTTAGCTATCTTGTGGCTGGTGAAAAGATTGGACCAGCCAAACTGAAGAAAGCCACTGAACTTGGGGTAACCATTATCTCGGAAGATGAGTTTTTTAATTTGATAAATTAA
- a CDS encoding DUF5074 domain-containing protein encodes MKNRTLTQKLLLGLGVLAAFSFASCQKDSSQSSVAYPFSNSIAIANEGAFGSSNATLSLYYPSGDNVVNEVFKKVNNRPLGDVFQSIGFAGDKAFLVLNGSNKIEIVNASSCKEVATIENISSPRYVTALSSSKAYVSLWGDGGHVAIIDVATNSISNTIKVGTGPEKMVIASQKLFVANSGGWGTDNTISVVNTQTDVVDATITVGDNPKDMVLDKNGKLWVLCAGNIVYDVNYNVVSETPSMLERINPSTNQIEFSITLGATYHPAHLAVNPSGDVLYYGGDYTIAGIFSFSIDATTTMSTPLINDSFYGFSVNPSNGEIIGLLAPTFTQPGTMNRYTSDGTFIKSYTVGIGPNSAYFSN; translated from the coding sequence ATGAAAAATCGAACGCTTACCCAAAAGCTGTTGCTAGGCCTTGGAGTATTGGCAGCATTTTCCTTTGCTTCGTGCCAAAAGGATAGTTCCCAAAGTAGTGTTGCTTATCCCTTCAGCAACAGTATTGCCATTGCCAACGAGGGTGCCTTTGGCTCGTCGAATGCAACACTTTCGCTCTACTATCCATCGGGCGATAATGTTGTAAATGAGGTGTTTAAAAAAGTGAATAACCGTCCGCTTGGCGATGTCTTTCAGAGCATTGGATTTGCAGGCGACAAGGCTTTCTTGGTGCTCAATGGTTCCAATAAGATTGAGATTGTAAATGCCTCAAGCTGTAAGGAGGTTGCTACCATCGAGAATATTTCTAGTCCACGATACGTGACTGCGCTTTCGAGTTCAAAAGCCTACGTTTCGCTTTGGGGCGATGGGGGTCATGTGGCAATTATTGATGTGGCAACCAACTCCATTAGCAACACTATAAAAGTGGGCACTGGCCCCGAGAAGATGGTAATCGCTTCGCAGAAGCTGTTTGTTGCCAATAGCGGTGGCTGGGGAACTGATAATACCATTTCGGTAGTTAATACCCAAACCGATGTTGTGGATGCAACCATTACGGTGGGCGATAACCCCAAGGATATGGTTCTCGATAAGAATGGTAAGTTATGGGTGCTTTGCGCCGGAAACATTGTGTATGACGTCAACTACAACGTGGTTTCGGAAACGCCATCGATGCTGGAACGTATTAATCCATCCACTAATCAAATTGAGTTTTCAATAACCCTTGGTGCCACATATCACCCTGCGCACTTGGCTGTGAATCCTAGTGGCGATGTGCTTTACTATGGTGGCGATTACACTATTGCAGGAATATTTTCTTTTTCCATCGATGCCACCACCACCATGTCGACACCCCTCATCAACGATAGCTTCTACGGCTTTTCGGTGAATCCATCCAACGGTGAGATTATTGGTTTGCTTGCCCCAACCTTCACCCAGCCGGGAACCATGAACCGTTACACTTCTGATGGAACATTTATAAAGAGTTATACCGTTGGCATTGGTCCTAACAGCGCCTATTTTAGCAATTAA